In a genomic window of Nostoc sp. UHCC 0870:
- a CDS encoding DUF433 domain-containing protein produces the protein MSEKATTEYRHILVDENNVPYITGTSMKVVELVTSIHAYGWSPEELHFQYPHLTMSQIYSALAYYWEHKAEIDTDMQRRFDYAEELRLEAGESPLSKRLRAEGLIK, from the coding sequence ATGTCTGAAAAAGCCACTACTGAATATAGACATATCCTAGTTGATGAAAATAATGTTCCTTACATTACAGGAACATCAATGAAAGTTGTGGAGTTAGTTACTTCTATTCATGCTTATGGTTGGAGTCCAGAAGAATTACATTTCCAGTATCCACATCTGACTATGAGCCAGATTTACTCTGCTTTAGCCTATTATTGGGAACATAAGGCAGAAATTGATACTGATATGCAGCGACGCTTTGATTATGCAGAAGAATTACGTTTAGAAGCCGGAGAATCCCCCTTATCGAAAAGACTCCGTGCAGAAGGATTAATTAAATGA
- a CDS encoding DUF5615 family PIN-like protein, translating into MSVALYIDENVHRGITNGLRLRDVDVLTVQEDGRTGFPDPLILERATELERVLFSQDEDFLAEANCRQAKQINFAGVIYAHKLRVSVGDCIRDLEIIAKTAYLEELKNRVQYLPL; encoded by the coding sequence ATGAGTGTTGCTCTTTATATCGATGAAAATGTTCATCGAGGAATTACAAATGGATTACGGTTACGGGATGTAGATGTATTAACAGTACAAGAAGATGGGCGCACTGGCTTTCCTGATCCACTTATACTTGAACGTGCAACAGAACTTGAGCGCGTTTTATTTTCCCAAGATGAAGATTTTCTAGCTGAGGCTAACTGTCGTCAAGCCAAACAAATAAACTTTGCTGGTGTGATTTATGCCCATAAACTCAGAGTTTCTGTAGGTGATTGTATTCGTGATTTAGAAATTATTGCTAAAACTGCATATCTTGAGGAATTAAAGAATCGTGTTCAATATTTACCTTTATAA